The following are encoded together in the Triticum dicoccoides isolate Atlit2015 ecotype Zavitan chromosome 6B, WEW_v2.0, whole genome shotgun sequence genome:
- the LOC119322607 gene encoding tubulin beta-3 chain-like — MREILHIQGGQCGNQIGAKFWEVICDEHGIDQTGKYAGDSDLQLERINVYYNEASGGRFVPRAVLMDLEPGTMDSLRSGPYGQIFRPDNFVFGQSGAGNNWAKGHYTEGAELIDSVLDVVRKEAENCDCLQGFQVCHSLGGGTGSGMGTLLISKIREEYPDRMMLTFSVFPSPKVSDTVVEPYNATLSVHQLVENADECMVLDNEALYDICFRTLKLATPTFGDLNHLISATMSGVTCCLRFPGQLNSDLRKLAVNLIPFPRLHFFMVGFAPLTSRGSQQYRALTVPELTQQMWDSKNMMCAADPRHGRYLTASAMFRGKMSTKEVDEQMLNVQNKNSSYFVEWIPNNVKSSVCDIPPTGLSMSSTFVGNSTSIQEMFRRVSEQFTAMFRRKAFLHWYTGEGMDEMEFTEAESNMNDLVAEYQQYQDATADEEEEYDEEEEEDA, encoded by the exons atgAGGGAAATCCTCCACATCCAGGGCGGCCAGTGCGGCAACCAGATCGGGGCCAAGTTCTGGGAGGTGATCTGCGACGAGCACGGCATCGACCAGACCGGCAAGTACGCCGGCGACTCCGACCTCCAGCTCGAGCGCATCAACGTCTACTACAACGAGGCCAGCGGCGGCCGCTTCGTGCCCCGCGCTGTCCTCATGGACCTCGAGCCGGGGACCATGGACTCCCTCCGATCCGGCCCCTACGGCCAGATCTTCCGCCCCGACAACTTCGTCTTCGGCCAGTCCGGCGCTGGCAACAACTGGGCCAAGGGTCACTACACCGAGGGCGCCGAGCTCATCGACTCCGTCCTCGACGTCGTCCGCAAGGAGGCCGAGAACTGCGACTGCCTGCAAG GATTTCAAGTCTGCCACTCTCTGGGAGGAGGAACTGGTTCTGGTATGGGTACACTGCTCATCTCCAAGATCAGGGAGGAGTACCCAGATAGGATGATGTTGACATTCTCAGTCTTCCCATCACCGAAGGTGTCTGACACTGTGGTGGAGCCTTACAATGCTACACTTTCTGTACACCAACTTGTCGAGAATGCTGATGAGTGCATGGTGCTTGACAATGAGGCTCTCTATGACATCTGCTTCCGCACTCTGAAGCTTGCTACACCCACAT TTGGTGATCTGAACCATCTTATATCTGCAACCATGAGTGGCGTCACTTGTTGCCTCCGCTTCCCCGGCCAGCTGAACTCTGACCTCCGGAAACTCGCAGTCAACTTGATCCCGTTCCCTCGCCTCCATTTCTTCATGGTTGGCTTTGCACCACTGACCTCAAGGGGTTCTCAGCAGTACCGTGCCCTCACTGTTCCTGAGTTGACCCAGCAGATGTGGGACTCAAAGAACATGATGTGTGCTGCTGACCCGCGGCACGGCCGGTACCTCACAGCCTCTGCCATGTTCCGTGGGAAGATGAGCACAAAGGAGGTTGATGAGCAGATGCTGAACGTCCAGAACAAGAACTCGTCGTACTTCGTTGAGTGGATACCCAACAATGTGAAGTCAAGCGTGTGTGACATCCCTCCCACAGGCCTGTCAATGTCGTCCACCTTTGTTGGCAACTCCACCTCCATCCAGGAGATGTTCCGCCGTGTGAGTGAGCAGTTCACGGCCATGTTCAGGAGGAAGGCTTTCTTGCACTGGTACACCGGTGAGGGCATGGATGAGATGGAGTTCACCGAGGCAGAAAGCAACATGAACGATCTTGTCGCTGAGTACCAGCAGTACCAGGATGCCACTGCCGATGAGGAGGAAGAgtatgacgaggaggaggaagaggatgcctAA